A genomic segment from Polyangium mundeleinium encodes:
- a CDS encoding ABC transporter permease has translation MSMRAEVVYHLARRDVVKFLRDRQNLVATLVRPLLWILAVGFGLRRAFDTGATGVDFVSFLVPGVATMAVLFSSMFSAISIVWDREFGFLKELLVAPVPRATLVLAKMISASVTSLVEVSVVLLVAPLLGARIDPLGALFAIPLLVAFGMAVSALGITVASRMKTFEGFGGIVNFLIQPVFFFSGALYPLDGLPPALAVVVRLNPMSYAVDATRGLCVGVHHFPILLDVGVVLGTLALVGALAVRSFSRMQA, from the coding sequence ATGAGCATGCGCGCGGAGGTCGTCTACCACCTCGCCCGCCGCGATGTCGTGAAGTTCCTGCGCGACCGGCAGAACCTCGTCGCGACGCTCGTGCGCCCGCTGCTCTGGATCCTGGCCGTCGGCTTCGGGCTCCGGAGGGCCTTCGACACGGGCGCGACCGGCGTCGATTTCGTCTCCTTCCTCGTGCCCGGCGTGGCCACGATGGCCGTGCTCTTCTCCAGCATGTTCTCCGCGATCTCGATCGTGTGGGACCGCGAGTTCGGCTTCCTGAAGGAGCTGCTCGTCGCGCCCGTCCCGCGCGCCACGCTGGTCCTCGCGAAGATGATCTCCGCCAGCGTGACGTCCCTCGTCGAGGTCTCGGTCGTGCTGCTCGTCGCGCCGCTCCTCGGCGCGCGGATCGATCCGCTCGGCGCGCTCTTCGCGATCCCCCTGCTCGTCGCCTTCGGCATGGCCGTGAGCGCGCTCGGGATCACCGTGGCCTCGCGCATGAAGACGTTCGAGGGCTTCGGCGGGATCGTGAACTTCCTGATCCAGCCGGTCTTTTTCTTCTCGGGCGCGCTCTATCCGCTCGACGGCCTGCCGCCCGCGCTCGCGGTCGTGGTGCGGCTGAACCCGATGTCGTACGCGGTCGACGCGACGCGGGGCCTCTGCGTCGGCGTGCACCATTTCCCGATCCTGCTCGACGTGGGCGTCGTGCTCGGGACGCTCGCCCTGGTGGGCGCGCTCGCGGTACGCTCGTTCTCGCGGATGCAGGCGTGA
- a CDS encoding ATP-binding cassette domain-containing protein, with translation MSPSPAIEVRDLSKRFGDVEAVRGVSFTVQEGEIFGFLGPNGAGKTTTIKMLCTLLAPTSGVLRLAGLDVTKSPEDVRRAIGVIFQDPSLDDRLTAEENLLLHAVVYGVPRAERRARLDEALAFVDLAARKKDLVRTFSGGMKRRLEIARGLVHRPRVLFLDEPTTGLDPQTRKATWEVLRGLRDRNGMTLFLTTHYMDEAEHCDRIAVIDHGRIVAEDSPEALKRAVGKDVVFVRTNEPAALCAVLAERYGLTPDRTEEGLSFRVEDGEAFVVQLVSEARVAVTGIAVRRPTLDDVFLALTGRQIRNGNGEAGRDAMRAMARRR, from the coding sequence ATGAGCCCCTCCCCCGCGATCGAGGTCCGTGACCTCTCGAAGCGCTTCGGCGACGTCGAGGCCGTCCGCGGCGTGAGCTTCACCGTGCAGGAAGGCGAGATCTTCGGGTTTCTCGGGCCAAACGGCGCCGGCAAGACCACGACGATCAAGATGCTCTGCACGCTGCTCGCGCCGACGAGCGGCGTCCTGCGGCTCGCCGGCCTCGACGTCACGAAGAGCCCCGAGGACGTGCGGCGAGCCATCGGCGTGATCTTTCAGGATCCGTCCCTCGACGATCGCCTCACCGCGGAGGAGAACCTCCTGCTCCACGCCGTCGTGTACGGCGTCCCCCGCGCCGAGCGCCGCGCGCGCCTCGACGAGGCCCTCGCGTTCGTGGATCTCGCGGCTCGAAAAAAGGATCTGGTGCGCACGTTCTCGGGCGGCATGAAGCGCAGGCTCGAGATCGCCCGCGGCCTCGTGCACCGGCCGCGCGTGCTCTTCCTCGATGAACCGACGACCGGGCTCGATCCACAAACGCGAAAAGCGACCTGGGAGGTGCTGCGCGGCCTGCGCGACCGAAACGGGATGACGTTGTTCCTGACGACCCATTACATGGACGAGGCCGAGCACTGCGATCGAATCGCGGTGATCGATCACGGGCGGATCGTGGCCGAGGACAGCCCCGAGGCGCTGAAACGCGCCGTGGGCAAGGACGTGGTCTTCGTGCGGACGAACGAGCCCGCGGCGCTCTGCGCAGTGCTCGCCGAGCGGTACGGCCTCACGCCGGATCGGACCGAGGAGGGGCTCAGCTTCCGCGTGGAGGACGGCGAGGCGTTCGTGGTGCAGCTCGTCTCCGAGGCACGCGTCGCCGTTACGGGCATCGCCGTGCGGCGCCCGACGCTGGACGACGTGTTCCTCGCCCTCACGGGTCGCCAGATCCGCAACGGCAACGGCGAGGCCGGGCGCGACGCGATGCGCGCCATGGCGCGGCGGAGATGA